A portion of the Deinococcus peraridilitoris DSM 19664 genome contains these proteins:
- the rsmH gene encoding 16S rRNA (cytosine(1402)-N(4))-methyltransferase RsmH: MTNLTHTPVLATEVLDALRPGPGSVIVDGTLGGAGHTRLLLGAGATVYGIDQDPYALERLRQEQLPGLHVIQGNYREMRTLLAERGVESVNGVLLDIGVSSFQLDDSDRGFSYHTDAPLDMRMSQAGESAADVVNELPEEELAAVIYEYGEERHSRRLARGIVRAREQAPIETTVQLADIIKRAYPGYSRGIHPARRTFQALRIYVNDELGALRDGLQAAEEILAPEGRLAVISFHSLEDRIVKRFLRSSTQLTPLHKRPLEAGEDEQESNPRARSAKLRVAVKNAPNAGGVT; encoded by the coding sequence ATGACGAACCTGACCCATACCCCTGTCTTGGCCACCGAAGTGCTCGACGCCCTTCGGCCTGGGCCTGGGAGCGTTATTGTCGACGGCACCCTGGGTGGTGCAGGACACACGCGGCTGTTGCTGGGTGCCGGGGCGACCGTATACGGTATTGACCAGGACCCCTACGCCCTGGAGCGGCTGCGTCAGGAGCAGCTCCCCGGACTTCATGTCATTCAGGGAAACTACCGGGAGATGCGAACCCTGCTGGCCGAGCGGGGTGTCGAGTCCGTGAACGGCGTGCTGCTCGACATCGGGGTCTCGAGCTTTCAGCTGGACGATTCGGACCGGGGATTTTCCTACCACACCGACGCGCCCCTTGACATGCGCATGTCGCAGGCCGGTGAAAGCGCTGCAGACGTGGTCAACGAATTACCGGAAGAAGAATTGGCCGCTGTGATCTACGAGTATGGGGAAGAGCGTCACTCGCGTCGCCTGGCGCGCGGCATTGTCCGGGCCCGTGAGCAGGCACCCATCGAAACGACCGTCCAACTGGCCGACATCATCAAGCGCGCGTACCCGGGCTACTCGCGTGGCATTCACCCTGCCCGGCGGACCTTTCAGGCACTGAGAATCTACGTCAACGACGAGCTGGGCGCCTTGCGGGACGGGCTGCAGGCGGCCGAGGAAATCCTCGCGCCGGAAGGGCGGCTGGCCGTCATTTCCTTTCACAGCCTGGAAGACCGCATCGTGAAGCGCTTTCTGCGTAGCTCCACGCAACTGACGCCCCTGCACAAACGCCCTCTCGAAGCAGGCGAAGACGAGCAGGAAAGCAATCCACGCGCGCGCAGCGCGAAACTGCGCGTGGCCGTCAAGAATGCGCCGAATGCGGGGGGGGTCACGTGA